The Cucurbita pepo subsp. pepo cultivar mu-cu-16 chromosome LG15, ASM280686v2, whole genome shotgun sequence genome contains the following window.
ttttacaagggtgtggaaacctctctctagaaaaagcattttaaaaactttaaggagAAGTCCAgatggggaagcccaaagagaacaatatctactagttgttacaaatggtatcagagccaaaacATAAGGCGACGCTGAaccccaaaggagggtggatagtaagatcccacatcaattggagggaggaacgagtgccaagggatggattgtgagatctcacatcggttggagagggtcgaaacgttctttataagggtgtagaaacctctccctagcagacgcgttttaaaaaccttaagggaaattttggaagaaaaagcccaaagagaacaatatcttctagcggtgggctcGTGTTATTACAAAAACCAACCTCCAAAATGAGCCCAACAAGGGTTTCAGTCAAGCAAACTAAGAGTAATCAAATCAGTAGCACCAAAATTGCACAAAAACAGACATCAttaatctaatcaaatcatcAGTAAAGTTCTCACAGTATCACCTCATTGATTGTGTTGATTTTTGTCAGTTTGAAGGGTATTGGTAAATGTACCTGCCTCAGCTTTTTCAAACAAAGCCTGCTGCTGCATCACTTTAACCATGTTCTTCAtagttctttcttctccttcgaGTTGTAGTTTCATTAATGCCTCTGCTTCTTTGTCAATTGGCTTGAAGTATTCTTCAATGGCAGACTCCTGCATTGTACAAAGTTCTGTCATAGATAATAAGATGATTGTGCCTCTCGAGGGCCCGATATGTGACACGTCTCGTACACTCATCTTCCCATGTTTAGGCTGCCCATTAACAACCCTCCCAATGATAAATTCTATCCCACATGACTACTGGATGTACTACTAACTTTCGTGCTCGTAAAACGGTAACGCATAGCATTATTAACGAATCGAAACTAGAAATAACTTGAGTGAGTATGCTAATTCAGTTGAATACATTAATCCCCATGTCTTATAGAAAGTAAAGGTCGATCTCCCAATCTACATTTCTTGTATATGTATAAGTTCCTTTTTGTGTGTGTGCGCGCTTGTGTGGCATTGGAAGAAATTTCTTCTGATTTGCAAGAACGAGAAATATTAGGACCATACTACtgcacatcgattggagaaaggaacgaaacattctttataagggtgtggaaacatctctctaacatacgcgttttaaaaaccttgagggaaaacttgaaaggaaagcccaaagaggacaacatttgctagcggtgggcttgggttgttactaatggtatcagagccagacactgggcgatgtgccaacgaggaggctgaaccccaATGGGGGATGGACACCATGCGGTGTGCAagcaaggatgctaggctctaaagggtggtggattggggtcccacatcgattggagaggaaaacgagtgccagcgaggacgctgggcaccCAAAGGGAGgtttggattgtgagatctcacatcaattggataggggaacaaaacattctttataagggtgtggaaacctctccttagtagacgcgttttaaaaaccttgaagaaaaacccgaaagggaaagccaaaagagaTGTTGACAGATTATGAATATCGTAAGCTCTTTAACTACACACACAGACACACACACGTGTGTGTTCGTGCTAATCTTGTTATGGTTTTCTTATAAAAACAACGACATGATTTTCCTCGGGAACTGAAAATCGGAGAAGAAACGTTTCTAATATGAAATCCAtcctaaagaaaaatgagtatCTTACTGTTTCCTCTAACTTTTTATTTAGAGTTTGCATCTCCTCAACCATGCGACGAACTTCTGCTAAGATAGCCTGTTCTGGTACCTTTCTCATGGCAACTTTTCTTTCCTCCGCCTGGCAAAGGGTAAAACAGCATTACAACATATAACATTTGTTCGCAAACAAGTTAGAAACATAGCCCCTTACACATGAACACTTGAATATCCACATAATGACAATGAAATTCAGATCAAAATGAAGGTTTGAATCTTCAAATGATGGTTTTAGAGCTCCTCCATTGCTCTCAAGATTCCAAGAAACCGAACTCAGGAAATACCAAGCAAAGTAGGAAACCATTACTTCCAAATGGATGGCTGATTCATTTTTAAGTGGGTAATGATAATGAAGTTGCATTTAGAAAGAAACTCATATTCGTAACTTCATTATAAAGACAGGACAAGTTAACCCAATGACCAAGAAAGTAACCTTGAGAAATATATTGATCAAACCAACAAAAGTATATCCTGAGAATGGTTAAGAAGATACATTTTCTATCGTGTCAACTTAAAGCTGTCCTTATACTGATAAGGGATGTATGATTCTCAAGAAGAGAGGAGACAAGGTAGTCTCCCGAAGCGTTCAGATCCCACGAGTGAATAGAAAGTTGGATCTACATTGGATTTCACTTGAATCGATCCATCTATTCTCCTAAGGAGAAGTTTGGTTTCAAACCCTGATTCAAACAGGAGAAGTATACCATATGTAGCTAATCTCTAGGTATTATATTTTCGACCAAAACGTCATGTTAATGGATTCAATATTTTCACTCATCTCTGTTCCTCAATCATTCAAATTGAAAGTTGTTCAAACAGGAATAATTTCTCATTTCCCAGCACAAAATGGCAGAGAATTGTACATTTTCCCTGATTGGGTCCTAATTTCAGTGTAGATGATAACCAACTCCATCATTTCAAAGCCAAGAACACCATGATAGAACAAAAACCCAGGAATATAAACTGCATAATCAGAAGAAAACGGAAGCAAAATCGAAAGATCCAACACCAAGTACCTGTTTGAGACGCTTTTGGATCTCCAACCTAAAGGATTGAATCCGGCGCTGTTCATAGCCGGAGAGGACCCCTAACGTAGAAGAGGGCTCTTCGACCAAACTCTAAAAGCTTGTCCATCCAAATCCCTCCCTGCAAACTCAAGTAGGATCCAATCTGTAACTCAGGTGGGTCAAATCGGAGGGAAATTCACAACCCATTTACAAACTGAATTTCGCAAATGGGTTAAAACCATCAATCCATTTGGAACCAACACAGTGTTGCCGAGACTCTCATTCCTTCCCTTCTCTTCGCGATTTGCTTCCAAGCTTATATACAGCTTCATCGAGCTGGGTTTAAGAATTAAGATGATTTTGCTTTCCTTTACATCATAATTTTgctttttgtttatgaatttgaaattctttagttttatatctaatgaatttattgatttttaaaatgttgaataTGTTATAGCCTTGTTAGACACTAAACAAGCACGTTGATGTCAATATGGTTGATGTCAATCATATTGACCGATTTAGAAACTAAcacaaacttaaaaattaaaaagatttatttatatactttttaaaatttaaaaatttattatacacACGAAATAAACATGTAAATTACCAATTTTTCATCTTAATAGGCATGTTTAGTTGTGAGCAATAGAATCAATCACATTGAAATGATCGAAAAATAGCTTTAAAAGATGTAATCTTAGTTCAAATTATACAAGAAGCCAAACTGATATAAACCAATAAACACATCAAGACAACCAAGAACATAGTCGAAATGTGTCATAAAATGGTACATGTTTAGAGTGTTtgactttaaattaaaagtaaaaaaacaatctctgaacaaaaaagtaaaaagtgattcaatttttcaaagaaaCTTTTGTGAGAAGGTGTTATGTTAATCAAATGGGATTGGTTCTGCATGAAATCACCTAAGACACCTGAAAACCCACGACATAAGGAATGACAAAGATTAAGATTAACAGat
Protein-coding sequences here:
- the LOC111811532 gene encoding uncharacterized protein LOC111811532 isoform X2; this translates as MQLHYHYPLKNESAIHLEVMVSYFAWYFLSSVSWNLESNGGALKPSFEDSNLHFDLNFIVIMWIFKCSCAEERKVAMRKVPEQAILAEVRRMVEEMQTLNKKLEETESAIEEYFKPIDKEAEALMKLQLEGEERTMKNMVKVMQQQALFEKAEAGR
- the LOC111811532 gene encoding uncharacterized protein LOC111811532 isoform X1; the protein is MQLHYHYPLKNESAIHLEVMVSYFAWYFLSSVSWNLESNGGALKPSFEDSNLHFDLNFIVIMWIFKCSCAEERKVAMRKVPEQAILAEVRRMVEEMQTLNKKLEETESAIEEYFKPIDKEAEALMKLQLEGEERTMKNMVKVMQQQALFEKAEAGTFTNTLQTDKNQHNQ